The proteins below are encoded in one region of bacterium:
- a CDS encoding undecaprenyl-diphosphate phosphatase has protein sequence MNEILTYILLGLVQGLTEFLPVSSSGHLIIAEKLLGYSATSVSYEVLLHLATLAAVFWVFWKDIAKVFVSLFRQRDKSNAFVRDRGLALWILVGSTATAAAALPFKDYLERLKGQPWLLAEVGFALLLTGILLITVDKLGRGQSASFDKCWWKSILIGLAQAVAVLPGISRSGSTIFASVASGLKREDAAKFSFLLSIPAILGAAAIDAKNITGLLDLSPVPTLLGMLAAFLSGVASIKWLIGLIVRARLAGFAVYCWILGAGTLAAYFIGLGS, from the coding sequence ATGAACGAAATTCTTACTTACATCCTGCTCGGCCTTGTTCAGGGTTTGACCGAGTTTCTTCCGGTTAGCTCCAGCGGACATTTGATAATTGCGGAAAAGCTGTTGGGTTACTCCGCGACATCTGTATCATACGAAGTGCTGCTGCACCTCGCAACCCTCGCCGCGGTTTTTTGGGTGTTCTGGAAGGATATCGCGAAGGTATTTGTCAGCTTGTTCCGTCAAAGGGATAAATCGAATGCCTTCGTTCGTGACAGAGGGCTTGCGCTTTGGATACTCGTGGGTTCGACGGCGACCGCCGCCGCGGCGTTGCCCTTCAAGGATTACCTTGAACGTCTGAAGGGGCAACCCTGGCTCCTCGCCGAAGTCGGCTTCGCGCTGCTTTTGACCGGCATTCTGCTTATCACGGTGGACAAATTGGGACGCGGCCAGTCGGCGTCTTTCGACAAATGCTGGTGGAAAAGCATTTTAATCGGACTCGCCCAGGCCGTCGCCGTTCTGCCGGGCATATCCAGAAGCGGCTCGACCATCTTCGCGTCCGTAGCGTCCGGTTTGAAACGGGAGGATGCGGCAAAGTTCAGCTTTCTACTTTCCATCCCGGCGATCCTCGGCGCGGCCGCGATCGATGCAAAAAACATAACTGGATTGCTGGACTTGTCGCCGGTTCCGACATTGCTTGGGATGCTTGCCGCCTTTCTCTCCGGTGTGGCGTCGATAAAATGGCTGATCGGACTGATCGTCCGCGCCAGATTGGCCGGTTTCGCTGTTTACTGCTGGATTCTTGGAGCCGGCACACTTGCAGCATACTTTATCGGACTGGGCTCCTGA
- a CDS encoding sugar transferase: MNTKTEYARPRAPESLPISWLHLLGEAVILCAAFALAHYFRFQSGYLPPAVEFIPIEKYLILMAVTVPLWLILHLGHGLYFQKIGASSGEEISALVNAQMQGFLLLVLASFFIRDFPESRLTLLLIFAFSFLLCLGWRIALRFFRTGNLLRGIGAIPVIVLGESPLGELLVKRIAKSPQVGYSIRERLSLDAIAKGIEAPVLRHVFGETGSPAALLIAGEVPEDALGTIIAECHRTGVECILPLERTGAAGVPSSASMLEGVPVVRLASPGELAWIRLKKRIFDLLLVILFLPIWLPLLILISLASLAAQGAPVFFSHERLGRGDSTIRLLKFRTMVRDASKMSIPAGFEDKFKSEADPRITRFGAFLRRTSLDELPQIINILRGDISIVGPRPIVRDELSKYGYWAGLLRSVPPGLTGLWQVSGRSDLSYDQRVELDTYYIHNWSLALDIRIILQTLPAVLSRKGAY, translated from the coding sequence GTGAATACAAAAACCGAATACGCCCGCCCGCGCGCTCCGGAATCGCTGCCGATCTCGTGGCTGCATTTGCTCGGCGAAGCGGTAATTTTGTGCGCCGCTTTCGCTCTGGCCCATTATTTCAGATTTCAGAGCGGCTACCTGCCTCCGGCGGTCGAGTTTATTCCGATTGAAAAATATTTGATCCTGATGGCGGTTACCGTGCCGCTTTGGCTGATACTTCATCTCGGACACGGCCTTTATTTCCAAAAAATCGGCGCATCTTCAGGCGAAGAAATTTCCGCCCTGGTCAACGCCCAGATGCAGGGCTTTCTTCTGCTTGTTCTCGCAAGCTTTTTCATCCGCGACTTTCCCGAAAGCCGGCTTACGCTTTTGCTCATATTCGCCTTTTCGTTTCTCCTTTGCCTTGGCTGGAGGATTGCGCTTCGTTTTTTTCGCACCGGCAATCTGTTGCGAGGCATCGGCGCGATTCCGGTGATAGTGCTCGGCGAGAGTCCTTTGGGGGAGTTGCTGGTAAAACGAATCGCGAAAAGCCCGCAGGTCGGATATTCAATAAGAGAACGTCTTTCCCTGGACGCGATTGCCAAGGGCATTGAAGCGCCTGTGTTGAGACACGTTTTCGGGGAGACCGGCTCGCCCGCAGCGCTTTTGATTGCGGGAGAAGTGCCCGAAGATGCGCTCGGAACGATAATAGCCGAATGTCACCGGACGGGAGTAGAGTGCATCCTGCCTCTCGAACGCACGGGCGCGGCCGGCGTGCCGTCGTCCGCGTCCATGCTGGAAGGCGTACCTGTTGTACGGCTTGCGTCGCCCGGTGAGCTTGCCTGGATTCGGCTTAAAAAGCGGATTTTCGATCTTTTGCTTGTAATCCTGTTTCTTCCGATCTGGCTGCCGCTGTTGATTTTGATTTCGCTTGCGTCGCTCGCGGCGCAAGGCGCGCCGGTATTCTTCAGCCATGAGCGGCTGGGCAGGGGGGATTCGACCATCCGTTTGCTTAAGTTCAGGACAATGGTGCGCGATGCATCCAAAATGAGCATTCCAGCCGGATTCGAGGATAAGTTCAAATCGGAGGCGGATCCGCGCATCACGCGGTTCGGCGCGTTCCTGCGCAGAACCAGCCTGGACGAACTTCCGCAAATCATCAACATCCTGCGAGGAGATATCAGCATCGTCGGCCCGCGTCCGATAGTTCGCGATGAGCTGTCGAAGTACGGTTATTGGGCTGGTTTGCTTCGTTCGGTGCCGCCCGGACTAACCGGGCTGTGGCAAGTGAGCGGCCGCAGCGATCTGTCTTACGACCAGCGCGTGGAGCTGGATACCTATTACATTCACAACTGGTCGTTGGCGCTGGATATCAGAATTATTTTGCAAACGCTGCCGGCGGTTCTTTCGCGGAAAGGCGCGTATTGA
- the larA gene encoding nickel-dependent lactate racemase, producing MPDYKLKYGDREETISVPIGIECREFAPRACPPLDNVENALRRALRNPIGAAPLMEAARGKKNLVVIVSDHTRKCRYDATLPVLFDELTRVAKIPAQAITILVATGTHRFMTDAELAAHLGTEIVKKYKIVQHDGSDSGKMKRCGKTTRGTIIYYNPVAFEADFIILTGSITYHYFAGFTGGRKALFPGVAARESIIQNHSLCIDPETGFFHDRVRPGSLLGNPVHEDMLDAAGELRPDFLMDVVLTPSGGIAGVFAGDFSYAHRVGCQFVEDFYGIVVGGRENPYADIAIASAGGYPRDINFYQTHKSLVNGTNLLNPDGGQLVLLAECREGLGHPVFEDWKEFKTADTVRLRLQNKYSPLGHLILSLRTRAEKHKIYLVSSLPDEEVRSLGLIPAKTAGQAMGMIFSKVRPPFPPITIMPYASLATPIRPSDRVGITAKEMTKYYDEFDKSAEEPDEIEIDDGDSNTSELARKIFGG from the coding sequence ATGCCTGACTACAAACTGAAATACGGGGACAGGGAAGAAACGATTTCCGTTCCGATCGGAATAGAATGCCGCGAGTTCGCCCCGCGCGCATGCCCGCCGCTGGACAACGTTGAGAACGCGCTACGCCGCGCTCTTAGAAATCCCATCGGAGCCGCTCCGCTTATGGAGGCGGCCCGCGGGAAGAAAAATTTGGTTGTCATCGTTTCCGATCACACGCGCAAGTGCAGATACGATGCAACTCTGCCGGTTCTATTCGACGAGCTGACGAGGGTGGCGAAGATTCCCGCGCAGGCGATCACGATTTTGGTCGCAACCGGCACGCACCGCTTCATGACCGATGCCGAATTGGCTGCTCATCTTGGAACGGAAATAGTTAAAAAGTACAAAATAGTCCAGCATGACGGAAGCGATTCCGGCAAGATGAAGCGTTGCGGCAAAACAACGCGCGGCACGATAATTTATTACAATCCCGTCGCGTTCGAAGCTGATTTCATCATACTGACCGGATCGATCACCTACCATTATTTCGCGGGATTCACAGGCGGCAGAAAAGCTCTCTTTCCCGGCGTCGCCGCGCGCGAAAGCATCATCCAGAATCACTCCCTCTGTATCGATCCCGAAACGGGATTCTTCCATGACCGCGTGCGGCCGGGCAGTCTGCTGGGCAACCCGGTGCACGAGGATATGCTCGACGCGGCGGGGGAGCTGCGTCCGGACTTTCTAATGGATGTGGTTCTTACGCCCTCCGGAGGAATCGCGGGGGTTTTTGCGGGCGATTTCAGCTACGCGCACCGCGTCGGCTGCCAGTTCGTCGAGGACTTTTACGGAATAGTGGTCGGCGGCAGGGAGAATCCATACGCCGATATTGCAATCGCGAGCGCAGGCGGATACCCGCGCGACATCAACTTTTATCAGACCCATAAATCGTTGGTGAACGGAACCAATCTGCTGAATCCCGACGGCGGACAACTGGTGCTGCTCGCCGAGTGCAGGGAAGGATTGGGACATCCTGTATTCGAAGACTGGAAGGAATTCAAAACGGCGGACACCGTCAGGCTGCGCCTGCAAAACAAGTATTCCCCGCTTGGGCATTTGATTCTATCGCTTCGAACGCGCGCTGAAAAGCACAAAATTTATTTGGTCAGCTCCCTGCCCGACGAGGAAGTCCGATCGCTCGGCCTGATTCCGGCAAAAACCGCCGGACAGGCGATGGGCATGATTTTCTCCAAGGTCAGACCTCCCTTCCCTCCCATCACGATTATGCCATATGCTTCTCTCGCCACGCCGATACGGCCGAGCGACCGCGTCGGAATCACCGCAAAGGAAATGACCAAGTATTACGACGAATTCGACAAGTCGGCCGAGGAACCGGACGAAATTGAGATTGACGACGGCGACTCGAATACGAGCGAACTTGCCCGTAAGATATTCGGCGGCTAA
- a CDS encoding AAA family ATPase gives MADKSPDIRAISYWNDFASICSGFKKPNKSPARRLMEDIPPEPWQNLARQYLADIPNPSPGLLKSKRFFNIGLQFAEKAELHCAFAAWCVLAGCSWDFSASVRLLSQMHSRPLKQLDLYGAALLLIERVLLKLAKTHGEKLLRPVLVITADLCNSLNMGQEGMAASKLIHKLLRNLDEPAASKPFGPNMFVELATALAEDGLNKEAESVAKIGLAFFPHIPELMAYKADRSPGDTFFERTPSELERMLDLFPDLPEFRRRRAFIYFDREDYARAAEDMRVFLDMVPGDKEVRTAYAQALAMSYRPIEAIEQFTLLIQNDPETASHYLGRARVYDQLDVSDRAMEDYARALELDPGLVEAQLGRDQSLLKRRSMGMDDDVYSAYSTGSEEKLLGEQRIPADTFADIAGLESVKEIVRETIQYPLTNPELAAKYGKRAGGGVLFFGPPGCGKTMLARAAAGECKLFFINVNLSTVLDKWVGNSEKAIATIFRAARKKAPCIMFIDELDALGMAREESHTGWEKKIISQLLTEMDGIESNNENLMVLGATNAPWNVDLALRRAGRFGKSVFVPPPNAEERKAVLELYVGKKPFVDREGIDFDELAAKTEYHSSDNLRQLVEDAATIPWKEAIKTGVARPLEMKDLLAALDSRQADLLEWDKLVRRYEEFARQTRVKTVIGFRNPGGRKQTV, from the coding sequence ATGGCTGACAAATCGCCCGATATTCGGGCAATTTCCTACTGGAACGATTTTGCATCCATCTGTTCGGGCTTTAAAAAGCCGAACAAAAGTCCGGCGCGACGGCTGATGGAAGACATTCCGCCCGAGCCGTGGCAAAATCTGGCGCGGCAGTATTTGGCCGACATTCCAAATCCTTCGCCCGGTTTGCTGAAAAGCAAGCGATTTTTCAACATAGGACTGCAGTTCGCCGAAAAAGCGGAGCTTCATTGCGCATTCGCGGCCTGGTGCGTACTCGCGGGCTGCTCTTGGGACTTTTCCGCGTCGGTGCGGCTGCTGTCTCAAATGCACAGCAGGCCGCTGAAGCAACTTGATCTATACGGCGCGGCGCTCTTGTTGATTGAGCGCGTATTGCTCAAACTCGCGAAGACGCATGGCGAAAAGTTGCTGCGGCCCGTGCTTGTGATTACCGCCGACTTGTGCAACTCGCTGAATATGGGCCAGGAAGGCATGGCGGCTTCGAAGCTGATTCACAAGCTGCTGCGCAATCTCGACGAGCCGGCTGCGTCAAAACCGTTCGGGCCGAATATGTTCGTGGAGCTTGCAACCGCCCTCGCCGAAGACGGGCTCAACAAAGAGGCGGAGTCCGTAGCAAAAATAGGCCTCGCCTTTTTCCCCCACATACCCGAGCTGATGGCTTACAAAGCGGACCGCTCTCCGGGCGACACCTTTTTTGAAAGGACTCCGAGCGAGCTTGAGCGGATGCTGGATCTGTTTCCCGACCTTCCTGAATTCAGACGGCGGCGTGCGTTCATTTATTTCGACCGCGAGGATTACGCACGCGCCGCCGAGGACATGCGCGTGTTTCTCGATATGGTACCGGGCGACAAAGAGGTGCGCACCGCGTACGCGCAGGCGCTCGCGATGAGCTACCGCCCCATCGAGGCTATCGAGCAGTTCACTTTGCTGATACAGAACGACCCTGAAACGGCGTCGCATTACCTGGGACGCGCCCGCGTCTATGACCAGTTGGACGTAAGCGACCGCGCGATGGAAGATTACGCGCGCGCGCTGGAGCTCGATCCGGGGCTTGTGGAGGCGCAGCTCGGCCGCGACCAGTCGCTGCTGAAGCGCCGCTCTATGGGAATGGACGACGACGTGTACTCCGCATATTCGACCGGCAGCGAGGAGAAGCTGCTTGGCGAGCAGCGCATTCCGGCGGACACGTTCGCGGACATCGCCGGGCTTGAATCGGTCAAGGAAATCGTGCGCGAGACGATTCAATATCCGCTGACGAATCCGGAACTCGCGGCGAAATACGGCAAGCGCGCGGGGGGCGGCGTTCTGTTTTTCGGGCCTCCGGGCTGCGGCAAAACGATGCTCGCGCGCGCGGCCGCCGGCGAGTGCAAGCTTTTCTTCATAAACGTGAATCTGTCCACCGTTCTCGACAAGTGGGTCGGCAATTCGGAAAAGGCCATAGCTACCATCTTCCGCGCGGCTCGCAAAAAGGCGCCCTGCATAATGTTCATAGACGAACTCGACGCGCTCGGAATGGCGCGCGAGGAAAGCCACACGGGCTGGGAAAAGAAAATAATCAGCCAGCTTTTGACCGAGATGGACGGAATCGAAAGCAACAACGAGAATCTTATGGTTCTCGGTGCAACCAACGCGCCGTGGAACGTGGATTTGGCGCTTAGGCGCGCGGGAAGGTTCGGCAAGAGCGTGTTCGTCCCACCGCCCAACGCGGAGGAGCGAAAGGCCGTGCTTGAGCTGTACGTCGGCAAGAAGCCTTTCGTGGATCGGGAGGGAATCGACTTCGACGAGCTCGCGGCCAAGACCGAGTATCATTCGAGCGACAACCTGCGCCAGCTTGTCGAGGACGCGGCCACGATTCCGTGGAAGGAAGCGATTAAAACCGGCGTGGCGCGGCCATTGGAAATGAAAGACCTGCTCGCCGCCCTAGATTCCCGCCAGGCGGACCTGCTTGAATGGGACAAACTCGTGCGCCGCTACGAGGAATTCGCCCGCCAGACGAGAGTCAAGACCGTTATCGGATTCCGCAACCCGGGCGGAAGAAAGCAGACGGTGTAA
- a CDS encoding L,D-transpeptidase, producing MPIVLKIASVTAVTAIAAFCTCIPASFAEPESQETQNTSKVARIIINLEEQRLFALDSNGFVLHAFPISSGKAGYGTPTGSYKIYNKHPSAYSRKYSATMTNWMALTPDGAYGIHGLLGWSYYKLIGTPASHGCIRLKREDAKKLYADVSVGIPVDIVKVPPLNLPFANTSGTHLFEIMLIESTLERLYGDASL from the coding sequence GTGCCAATTGTACTGAAAATTGCATCCGTGACGGCGGTCACCGCGATTGCCGCTTTCTGCACGTGCATTCCTGCTTCATTTGCCGAACCTGAAAGCCAGGAAACTCAAAATACTTCAAAGGTCGCCCGGATAATAATCAACCTTGAAGAGCAGCGGTTGTTCGCTCTCGATTCAAATGGATTCGTGCTGCATGCGTTCCCCATTTCCAGCGGAAAGGCCGGATATGGAACGCCCACGGGAAGCTATAAGATTTACAATAAACACCCGAGCGCATACAGCAGGAAGTACAGCGCGACAATGACGAATTGGATGGCGTTAACCCCCGACGGCGCTTACGGCATACACGGCCTTCTTGGATGGTCCTACTACAAGTTGATCGGGACGCCGGCTAGCCATGGGTGCATAAGGCTGAAAAGGGAAGACGCGAAGAAACTTTACGCGGACGTTTCGGTCGGAATCCCCGTGGATATCGTAAAGGTTCCGCCGCTGAACCTGCCTTTCGCAAACACGTCAGGCACTCATTTGTTCGAGATTATGCTGATAGAATCCACGCTTGAAAGGCTCTACGGAGACGCGAGCCTTTAG
- the cdd gene encoding cytidine deaminase, which yields MEPAKLLESARDAMKRSYSIYSHFPVGAAVVSHDGRVFSAANVENASFGLTICAERAAVARMVAEAGFRTIVAVAVVAEKQPDVVPCGACLQVLAEFGAPDCVVLGEDESGGISSRRLMEFLPFAFNLGKPKTKS from the coding sequence GTGGAGCCCGCAAAGCTTCTCGAATCTGCACGCGACGCGATGAAGCGCTCGTATTCCATTTACTCGCACTTCCCGGTGGGCGCAGCCGTGGTGTCGCACGACGGCCGCGTTTTTTCCGCCGCAAACGTGGAAAACGCCAGTTTTGGACTGACTATATGCGCGGAGCGCGCCGCGGTCGCGCGAATGGTGGCCGAGGCGGGCTTCCGAACGATTGTCGCAGTGGCCGTCGTCGCGGAAAAACAGCCGGATGTCGTTCCGTGCGGAGCCTGCCTGCAGGTGCTTGCCGAATTCGGCGCGCCTGATTGCGTAGTGCTAGGCGAAGATGAATCGGGGGGGATTTCCAGCCGGCGACTGATGGAATTTCTTCCGTTCGCGTTCAATCTGGGGAAGCCGAAAACCAAATCTTGA